A region of the Hydra vulgaris chromosome 12, alternate assembly HydraT2T_AEP genome:
GTTTCTCTCTGGCCCTttcttaccttttttttttttttttgaagtcataaaactatttagaaaCCATTCTGagattttcaaaatgtttacagTTTTTCTAATAACAGTTTTTTGGGATATTTAAGTTGAGTATTTTAAGtgttaaaaaacatgtttgctcatttttttatgattgtttgCAGTCTTGCCTTAGGAAAAGTAATTTCTAAGTAACTTtgaagaatattatttttgatttacaacaaaataaaatcacataTATTTATTAGATACACTGGTTTTCcattttcaattcttttatGATGGTTATTTTCTTGGTTGGTTTGGTCAGCATGATATTAATGCGCACTTTAAGAAAAGATTATGCCCGATACAGCAAGGAAGATGATCTTGATgatatggtttttattttttttatttttaattaatgatcaTATATTGATGCTGTGTCTGTAAACTATTTAAAGCGCTCAgcattaactttttctaatttgtaatgatttttcattttatttataaacaaattataccCTGTGATTATACAATATTTCtctgaaatattattaaatgttttaacattaacttttgtaaaagctttgcattaaataaaattgatgctAATATACCCCTACCCCTTTTTCttagttaattgttttttttgtagtttttttttagcaactttatATAATAGAGTAAAGtaaatagataaattaaatgaagtaaaattaattttagttttattaagtaattattttatttcttattatagaaccatttttattgcttatcatattttgtatttaacaaCTTAATTAACCAACTAAAGATAATTTGTTTTCAACTGTAATAAAGTGGTTTTTTTAGGAGCGTGATTTGGGAGATGAATACGGATGGAAGCAAGTACATGGTGATGTATTTCGAGCTCCTGTATTGCCTTCTTTATTATCTGCACTTATTGGTACTGGTTATCATCTTGCTACTGTAACTCTTGTTGTCACGGTTTTTGTTATCATGGGAGATTTATATACTGGGtgtgatattgttttaaatttttaaaaataatgaaaaaatttatctattaatgTCTGCTGtggtaataattttttgatatttttagtcGTGGTTCTATAATGACAACAATCATATTTGTTTATGCTGCTACTAGTCCGATTAATGGGTTTTTTGGTGGAGCTCTTTATTCCAAATTAGGTGGAAAAAAATGGATCCGCCAGATGTTTATTGGAGCATTCCTTCTTCCAGCAGTTGTTTGCTCTGCAACACTTATGATTAATTTTGTTGCAATTTACTATGGTGCATCAAGGGCTATACCTTTTGGAACTATGGTAGCTATTACAGCAATTGTACTATTTGTTATTTTGCCACTTACTTTAGTTGGAACTGTTCTTGGTAGAAATATACATGGTCAACCAAATTATCCATGTCGTGTAAATCCAGTTGTTCGTCCTATCCCAGAGAAAAAATGGTTTATGGAACCTGgggttattatatttttaggaGGAATTCTTCCATTTGGTtctatatttattgaaatgtattttatattcaCCTCTTTTTGGGCATACAAAATTTACTATGTCTATGGTTTTATGTTATTGGTCTTTTTTATCTTGGCCATTGTTACAGTATGTGTCACAATTGTATGTTCTTACTTTCTCCTTAATGCTGAAGATTATAGATGGTATGAATTTAAACCTAAGCTTTTTattggtaaataatttttatgtttagaaTCTAATTTCAgaagaaataagttttttaattattatttctttaagttgtttttgtcaACATACACTCTAAAAGGTAGAAATTTTTACCTTAGGGTAGGATATTTGATATACCCTTAGTAAGATGTAATTTTCTACCTTACATATCTTTAAGGTAAAAACTTGTATgacaaatcattatttttaatataattttttaaaagtaaaaaattgtattaaaaataatgatttgtcatacaattttttacctttaagttattattttttaccttaaaggtgtaattttctaccttaaaaaggtagaaaattataccttACTAAGGGTATATCGTGTATCCTATTTTTCCACCTTTTTTTAAgagtgtatatatttatctaagaGGCAAAAGTTTTTgagcaagaattttttttaggcaaTGGACAAGCTTCTTATCTGCTGCTTCAACAGCtctttatgtttatttttattcgttctattatttctttttcaaaaccaagtaagtttcatttttaatatcaatacaAAAGTTGAAATACTAAACATAGATTTAAGTAATTTTGTATTACAAACCTATGCATTTCATGTGTCattaataatgattttcttttaGAATGTATGGTTTCTttcaaatagtattttattttggttatatGGGATTGTTTAGTATTGCCTTAGGTGTTATGTGTGGTAAgttgtttgaattttaaatttatacattttttaaaataagatttatttacaAGACATGTAACCTGGGTTAAATCACTTTAACAACCTATTAAGTAATACTATTCTACgttattactataaaaatttctCTTTCTTAAActcagaataaattttttttaaatttctatgtGAGGGTAGTCTATAGGCCTGATAATTAATATACCTTACCTCAGGGATCTGATgttgaacaaatttttgttacttGAATAACACCAAAATGTTTAAACTTGAAGTctctcaaatttttattttttttctgaaaatattttattgctaGGTTTATAAGGTTTTAATGATGACTCTTTTGAAAGTTATAAAGATGactcttttatacttttttcatgtaaactttatttatcaaCAGTAAGCTATCTACTTCGAATTTCTTCTTTGTTATATCTCTGTATTAACGTCTTCACCATTTACACTCtttctgaaaatttatttaccaaTATAGGAGATTTTTAAAAGCTCTTATATCATAACACCAACACTTCAGTGGAAAAGAAAACCagtttctaattcttttttttttgttgtaatttgtGTATAACAATTGctaaattacctttttttttccttagtaAGTTcttaatcagaaaaaaattagatttaaaagaaTCAAGATATTGATTATTGCTTCAGctttatcatatataattaaatatatatttttatcacatATAATGACTAAATATGTTTATGTCAGCTACAAGGAAGTATTGTGTTGATGTTTGAAGCATTTGATATTTGAAAAGCATTTGAAAGTCTCCTTTTGTTTACATGTTTTGCTACTTACTTTATTCAATGATTATTCTCGTTATCTCTGTTAAACTTATAAAGGTgtaaagtcataaaaaaagataaaccaATCACCTGCTatcattgacaaaaattttcataaaaagtagtttaaaaaaatgctattacaagttttttttatattggaacAAAAAGCAAGTAACATTTACTTGTTACAAGTTTTACTTGTTCTTGTAAGACTCTTATAAGTTTGTGGTTGTTTTTTCTGATGATTTAAACCTTGTAGCCAACAAAGTACTTGAAAAATCCcatgattcttatttaaaatttactgatTATTGATTAAATTCAATAAGAAAATctaaggcttttttttttaatctaaagtaGGCCTTAAAAAGTCCTAGGGCTcttttttagaagtaaaaaataaatacgagaagatatatttatacataaaaaatctggacgatatttaaaatttataaatgatttattgttttaattaaattttattttaaaaatagaaacatgGTTTCTAATAATTTTCTGAGCATTTAGAATTCAATAAGTCTTTGTACCTAATATCTAAGCCTGATTAAGGAGATCAATTACATAAAACGATAAATGTGGCATAAGTTAGCTTTAAATGGTACCTACCGATACCGGTAAGTATCAGTCTGATTGTTCTGTCTAATCGGATACTGTTATTGTTAGTATTGTTTCGCTAAACAGCTGCAGCGAAGTTCATCTGTTATATTATTACCATTACGCTTGTTTCAACAAAgaacatcaacaaaaaaaagttaatttattttttgggtaattggaaaaaaaccttactgtaaaacaaaatattaagtgTAAAAATCATAAATGTATTGTCAATATAACGTTAACGAAAGATTGAATCATACTTCCAACGTTTTGTAAAGCATTGGTAAAGTTTAATGTTATTAGAAAGCAATAAACATGCGCTTAAACGCGTTTTATTTTAGCGCTATTTAATAAAGTCATGGTCTTTAAGGTAAATGCTAActgtttaatattataataaatatatttgttgtgtttactttacataaaatataaaataataacgtgTTTATTTTCTCTAGGTACATTTGGATATGTCGGTACACGTTATTTTGTAACCAAGATCTATTCCACCGTTAAAATAGACTAATTTTGACTGGATTTACTCCACCGTATTTATATAGTCTGCAAAATAAAGTCCTCATCGAAAGATTTTTACGTGTAAAACTTGCTAGAACTTGAAAAGACTGGTGTAGagtctaatatatttttgtataatccAACTAGTCCAAACAGTActgtttaatgttttagtttaatgCCCTTAAGCTGATTCAAAATTAGAACATAAAGGGTGTATGTATAAAAAGTTGGGGTTGGTGTCaagttatttataagttttcatTGTGTTctgaattttattttgtaattttaatgttaaatatgtGGCTAATATTTCtgtattttctctttttttatgaaaataagcctatttttatattttaaatcctaTTATGCTCGAGTCTT
Encoded here:
- the LOC100205236 gene encoding transmembrane 9 superfamily member 3 isoform X2 — protein: MSRFFVVCFGLMIYFFAHVKGDEHDYKYEDDEEVIVWMNTIGPYHNRQETYEYYSLPFCKGTKTTISHYHETLGEALQGVELEFSGLDVKFKNDVMLSKFCSVKLSESDYRAFEYALRNRYWYQMYIDDLPVWGILGETGENPEELFIWTHKKFDFGYNKNQIVEVNVTSENKVPLKKGMELSFSYEVHWHKSDVSFEDRYKKYLDPGFFQHRIHWFSIFNSFMMVIFLVGLVSMILMRTLRKDYARYSKEDDLDDMERDLGDEYGWKQVHGDVFRAPVLPSLLSALIGTGYHLATVTLVVTVFVIMGDLYTGRGSIMTTIIFVYAATSPINGFFGGALYSKLGGKKWIRQMFIGAFLLPAVVCSATLMINFVAIYYGASRAIPFGTMVAITAIVLFVILPLTLVGTVLGRNIHGQPNYPCRVNPVVRPIPEKKWFMEPGVIIFLGGILPFGSIFIEMYFIFTSFWAYKIYYVYGFMLLVFFILAIVTVCVTIVCSYFLLNAEDYRWQWTSFLSAASTALYVYFYSFYYFFFKTKMYGFFQIVFYFGYMGLFSIALGVMCGTFGYVGTRYFVTKIYSTVKID
- the LOC100205236 gene encoding transmembrane 9 superfamily member 3 isoform X3, giving the protein MLSKFCSVKLSESDYRAFEYALRNRYWYQMYIDDLPVWGILGETGENPEELFIWTHKKFDFGYNKNQIVEVNVTSENKVPLKKGMELSFSYEVHWHKSDVSFEDRYKKYLDPGFFQHRIHWFSIFNSFMMVIFLVGLVSMILMRTLRKDYARYSKEDDLDDMERDLGDEYGWKQVHGDVFRAPVLPSLLSALIGTGYHLATVTLVVTVFVIMGDLYTGRGSIMTTIIFVYAATSPINGFFGGALYSKLGGKKWIRQMFIGAFLLPAVVCSATLMINFVAIYYGASRAIPFGTMVAITAIVLFVILPLTLVGTVLGRNIHGQPNYPCRVNPVVRPIPEKKWFMEPGVIIFLGGILPFGSIFIEMYFIFTSFWAYKIYYVYGFMLLVFFILAIVTVCVTIVCSYFLLNAEDYRWQWTSFLSAASTALYVYFYSFYYFFFKTKMYGFFQIVFYFGYMGLFSIALGVMCGTFGYVGTRYFVTKIYSTVKID